Proteins encoded within one genomic window of Rhinoderma darwinii isolate aRhiDar2 chromosome 5, aRhiDar2.hap1, whole genome shotgun sequence:
- the LOC142652620 gene encoding uncharacterized protein LOC142652620, with protein MSGDSPGRGHPGRGLSPRKAQASRPLLGENSQALSNVDTSPKVNVEHCNTQDGSTSGTRKEDEECKVSKANVAAVRSTCESEALVGQSTLQAPGVQLTPPASRQRRTSLERLTLQQSEWVASVACSGRTRSSSSKNIEKSVEAKPARNTQGVSTTVTSLGECDPAGCETSGAGTVNLEGSAAFRQPEILHQQSPQSKETERAPELQLAEEIPALVRRMGELQSQKQMLQIQIDCVYKLKNANPKNEAVYAAQLYSLGMQLAQVVGEMDGVLERMGPLAESYKNKERFSTMTDRQNFDPEFRFSEADSGSDIFPDDPRPETRLVLQPARFSFLEADAQKEEKEKRQKSAAVSEQGHGSRILAQAPQVPGCSAQQDSGRSSMGQDDALTQQSCTAGAQTGGSGNVPEGLLVGGNARLVYDVGLSDDDIEVDGSEDVQNNVLDFPPLIVSTQGVTDPSRADTRPISQDSETRQPPPRNAWSRGAPSFTSGASYTGQAFKRRNVVRFKHKGAKEDLPDRRFVVRELLCHQMGFVPANILAVINLPDRQGYDVSFKLTPDLDRFWAHFSKFRDKTGWDKFSFIPVSKPDTVGVNIIFWNEAVPPQDIVVWLRRHCDLVSDLTKNRDADGIWTGGWRVLVKLRQHNNVTLHLPNSFFIGREKGVCFYPGQLRKCFKCGKTGHLANICTVVKCNLCGEVGHLSSNCQNVRCNLCGRVGHPHRDCPDAWHNICKQIPVEEFMTETDAVEEEALMSGSIMTRQEVQQESGHPGPEHQQSDSTQETMEVVPRDQPPAASSSALPFEERRSMQNKRKKKDTSSRKPEGEEVRGRKKGTRPEVMVVSNRFSVLSESDGDFERELLKIDGEYEEDTRDHPLIKKKPCTVETPGPLDMETGGRQSDPNS; from the coding sequence ATGTCTGGAGATAGCCCAGGGCGGGGCCACCCCGGGCGGGGACTCTCCCCACGCAAGGCCCAGGCTTCCAGGCCTCTACTGGGAGAAAACTCCCAGGCTCTTTCTAATGTGGATACAAGTCCCAAAGTGAATGTTGAGCATTGTAACACTCAGGATGGAAGCACCAGCGGCACAAGGAAGGAAGATGAAGAATGTAAAGTGAGTAAAGCTAATGTTGCAGCAGTAAGAAGTACTTGTGAGAGTGAAGCACTGGTGGGGCAGAGCACATTACAGGCACCTGGGGTGCAGCTCACCCCTCCAGCATCCAGACAGCGGAGAACATCCCTGGAGAGACTGACATTGCAGCAGAGTGAATGGGTGGCCAGCGTGGCGTGCTCAGGCCGCACAAGGTCTAGCAGCAGTAAAAACATTGAAAAGTCTGTGGAGGCAAAACCTGCAAGGAATACTCAAGGTGTTTCTACAACTGTTACAAGCCTTGGAGAGTGTGATCCAGCAGGGTGTGAGACCAGTGGAGCTGGGACGGTTAATCTGGAGGGGTCAGCGGCATTCAGACAGCCTGAGATCCTGCACCAGCAGAGCCCACAGTCTAAAGAGACAGAGCGTGCGCCTGAGCTGCAACTGGCGGAGGAAATCCCTGCTCTGGTGAGGAGGATGGGAGAGTTACAGAGCCAAAAACAAATGCTGCAAATACAAATTGACTGTGTATATAAACTGAAGAACGCCAATCCTAAGAATGAAGCCGTATATGCTGCTCAGCTTTACTCACTCGGGATGCAACTCGCACAAGTGGTGGGGGAGATGGACGGTGTCCTGGAGAGGATGGGGCCACTCGCAGAATCCTATAAAAACAAGGAACGGTTTTCTACTATGACCGACAGACAGAACTTTGATCCAGAGTTCAGATTCTCTGAGGCGGACTCGGGGTCAGATATTTTCCCAGATGATCCCCGGCCAGAGACCAGACTAGTGCTGCAACCTGCAAGGTTCTCATTTCTAGAAGCGGACGcacagaaagaggagaaagaaaaaCGGCAAAAATCTGCAGCTGTGTCTGAACAGGGGCATGGAAGTCGGATACTAGCACAGGCACCACAAGTCCCAGGATGCTCAGCACAACAGGACAGTGGACGTTCATCcatgggtcaggatgatgcgctgACACAGCAGAGCTGTACTGCTGGGGCACAGACTGGGGGGAGTGGGAATGTACCTGAAGGGTTGTTGGTTGGAGGGAACGCACGGCTTGTGTATGATGTAGGTTTATCTGATGATGACATAGAGGTTGATGGGTCAGAAGATGTTCAGAATAATGTGCTTGATTTCCCCCCTCTAATTGTAAGTACACAAGGTGTGACAGACCCCTCTAGAGCAGACACTCGCCCTATAAGTCAGGACAGTGAGACCCGCCAGCCTCCTCCCAGAAATGCCTGGAGCCGCGGTGCTCCATCTTTTACCTCTGGCGCTAGCTATACAGGCCAGGCCTTTAAAAGGAGGAATGTGGTGAGGTTCAAGCACAAGGGCGCCAAGGAGGACCTTCCAGATAGGAGGTTTGTGGTCCGAGAACTTCTGTGTCACCAGATGGGTTTTGTGCCAGCAAATATCTTGGCAGTAATAAATCTACCAGACAGACAGGGCTACGATGTCAGCTTTAAGCTTACGCCTGACTTGGATAGATTCTGGGCACATTTTTCCAAGTTCAGGGACAAAACCGGTTGGGACAAATTTAGCTTTATTCCAGTGTCCAAGCCAGATACCGTTGGTGTCAACATAATTTTTTGGAATGAAGCTGTTCCTCCCCAGGATATTGTGGTCTGGCTCAGGCGACACTGTGACCTGGTGTCTGACCTGACCAAGAACAGAGACGCTGATGGTATCTGGACTGGAGGGTGGAGGGTTCTGGTAAAACTGCGCCAGCATAACAATGTGACTTTACATTTACCCAATTCCTTCTTCATTGGGAGAGAAAAGGGTGTTTGCTTTTATCCTGGTCAACTCAGAAAGTGCTTCAAGTGTGGTAAGACCGGTCACCTGGCAAACATCTGCACCGTGGTAAAgtgtaacctgtgcggtgaaGTTGGCCATCTAAGTTCCAACTGTCAGAATGTCcgatgtaatctgtgtgggaggGTGGGTCACCCGCACAGGGACTGTCCTGACGCGTGGCACAATATCTGTAAACAGATTCCGGTTGAGGAGTTTATGACTGAGACGGACGCTGTAGAGGAGGAGGCTCTAATGTCAGGGTCAATAATGACCAGACAGGAGGTCCAGCAGGAGTCAGGTCATCCAGGTCCAGAACACCAGCAGTCGGACAGTACACAGGAGACCATGGAAGTTGTCCCTCGTGACCAGCCACCGGCAGCCTCTTCTTCTGCATTACCATTTGAGGAAAGGAGGAGTATGCAgaataagaggaaaaaaaaagacacgtcctCTCGTAAGCCTGAGGGAGAGGAGGTAAGAGGCAGGAAGAAAGGGACCAGACCAGAAGTAATGGTCGTATCTAATAGATTCAGTGTCCTGTCAGAGTCAGATGGGGATTTTGAACGAGAGTTATTAAAAATAGATGGTGAATACGAAGAAGACACAAGGGACCATCCcttaataaaaaagaaaccttgCACTGTAGAAACCCCAGGACCGTTGGATATGGAAACAGGTGGTCGGCAGAGTGACCCCAATTCTTAG